A genomic stretch from Limnobacter thiooxidans includes:
- a CDS encoding peptidylprolyl isomerase translates to MFKTTLKATCLAAVLVLGNPVHAQNAAMVNGQSIPSALVDFIMAEQEKRGQAASPEMRATIRQELINQEVMKQEAVKKGLGSNPEVKYQVQMMNQAILANALREDFYKNTKLTDAEVQKAYAEIAKMMGGSEFRASHILVEKEDEAKSIIDQLGKGGKFEELAKSKSKDPGSAQNGGDLDWANPNSFVPEFSQAMVGLKKGEYTKTPVKSQFGYHVILLADTRQATAPKLEEIRPQLEQKMINDKWEEYQGKLLTSAKIK, encoded by the coding sequence ATGTTTAAAACCACATTGAAAGCAACTTGTCTGGCCGCCGTATTGGTTCTGGGCAACCCCGTGCATGCACAAAACGCAGCCATGGTGAATGGTCAGTCCATCCCTAGCGCCTTGGTTGATTTCATCATGGCCGAGCAGGAAAAGCGCGGACAGGCGGCATCACCGGAAATGCGTGCAACCATTCGTCAGGAACTGATCAATCAGGAAGTGATGAAGCAGGAAGCCGTCAAGAAAGGCTTGGGCAGCAACCCTGAAGTGAAATACCAGGTTCAAATGATGAACCAGGCCATTTTGGCCAATGCCCTGCGTGAAGATTTCTACAAAAACACCAAGCTGACCGACGCTGAAGTACAAAAAGCCTACGCTGAAATTGCAAAAATGATGGGCGGCAGCGAGTTCCGCGCCAGCCACATTCTGGTTGAAAAAGAAGACGAAGCCAAATCCATCATTGACCAGCTGGGCAAGGGCGGCAAATTCGAAGAGCTGGCCAAGAGCAAGTCCAAGGACCCAGGTTCAGCCCAAAATGGCGGCGATCTGGACTGGGCCAACCCCAACAGCTTCGTACCCGAGTTTTCCCAAGCCATGGTCGGCTTGAAAAAAGGCGAGTATACAAAAACACCCGTGAAGAGCCAGTTTGGTTACCACGTGATTTTGCTGGCGGATACACGCCAGGCTACAGCCCCGAAACTGGAAGAAATTCGCCCACAACTTGAACAGAAAATGATCAACGACAAGTGGGAAGAGTATCAAGGCAAGCTGCTGACCAGCGCAAAAATCAAGTAA